In Panicum virgatum strain AP13 chromosome 4N, P.virgatum_v5, whole genome shotgun sequence, a single window of DNA contains:
- the LOC120668897 gene encoding catalase isozyme B-like → MDPYKHRPSSGNNTSFWTTNSGAPVWNNNSALTVGQRGPILLEDYHLIEKLAQFDRERIPERVVHARGASAKGFFEVTHDVSHLTCADFLRAPGVQTPVIVRFSTVVHERGSPETLRDPRGFAVKFYTREGNFDLVGNNMPAFFIRDGMKFPDMVHAFKPNPKTNLQENWRIVDFFSHHPESMHMFTFLFDDVGIPLNYRHMEGFGVNTYTLINRAGKPHLVKFHWKPTCGVKCLLDDEAVTVGGTCHSHATKDLYDSIAAGNFPEWKLYIQTIDPDHEDKFDFDPLDVTKTWPEDIIPLQPVGRMVLNKNIDNFFAENEQIAFCPAIIVPGIHYSDDKLLQTRIFSYADTQRHRLGPNYLMLPVNAPKCAHHNNHHDGFMNFMHRDEEVNYFPSRFDTVRHAEKVPIPPRVLTGCREKCIIHKENNFKQAGERYRSFDPARQDRFIQRVVDALSDPRVTHEHRSIWISYWSQCDASLGQKLASRLNLKPNM, encoded by the exons GACCCATCCTCCTTGAGGACTACCATCTGATTGAAAAGCTTGCTCAGTTCGACAGGGAACGTATCCCTGAACGTGTAGTCCATGCACGGGGAGCCAGTGCCAAGGGTTTCTTTGAAGTAACTCACGATGTTTCTCACCTTACATGTGCTGATTTTCTCCGAGCTCCTGGGGTTCAGACCCCTGTTATTGTTCGGTTCTCCACAGTTGTGCATGAGCGTGGAAGCCCTGAGACCTTGAGGGATCCACGTGGTTTTGCTGTCAAGTTCTACACCAGAGAG GGTAACTTTGACCTTGTGGGTAACAACATGCCTGCCTTTTTCATCCGAGATGGGATGAAATTCCCTGACATGGTTCATGCTTTCAAGCCAAACCCAAAGACCAATTTGCAGGAGAACTGGAGAATAGTAGATTTCTTCTCACACCACCCAGAGAGCATGCACATGTTCACCTTTCTCTTTGATGATGTTGGCATCCCACTCAACTACAGGCACATGGAGGGTTTTGGTGTGAACACCTACACCTTGATCAACAGGGCTGGAAAGCCTCACCTTGTCAAATTCCATTGGAAGCCTACTTGTGGTGTGAAATGCTTGTTGGATGATGAAGCTGTTACTGTTGGAGGCACCTGCCACAGCCATGCCACAAAGGATCTATATGATTCTATTGCGGCTGGGAATTTCCCAGAATGGAAGCTTTACATTCAAACCATTGATCCTGACCATGAGGATAAATTTGATTTTGACCCACTTGATGTCACCAAGACCTGGCCAGAGGATATCATCCCACTGCAGCCTGTTGGAAGGATGGTCCTGAACAAGAACATCGATAACTTCTTTGCAGAAAATGAACAGATTGCTTTCTGCCCAGCTATCATTGTCCCTGGAATCCACTATTCTGACGATAAGCTACTTCAGACGAGAATTTTCTCCTACGCTGACACCCAAAGGCACCGCCTTGGTCCAAACTATCTGATGCTTCCtgtgaatgcaccaaaatgtgcTCACCACAACAACCACCATGATGGCTTCATGAACTTCATGCACAGGGATGAAGAG GTGAACTACTTCCCTTCGAGGTTTGATACAGTCCGTCATGCTGAGAAGGTTCCTATCCCTCCCCGTGTTCTGACAGGCTGCCGTGAGAAG TGCATTATCCATAAGGAGAACAACTTCAAGCAGGCTGGTGAGAGATACCGATCCTTTGACCCTGCAAG GCAAGACCGGTTCATCCAGCGGGTGGTCGACGCTCTCTCAGATCCTCGTGTTACCCATGAGCATCGTAGCATTTGGATCTCCTACTGGTCTCAG TGCGATGCATCCCTCGGCCAGAAGCTGGCATCTAGGCTCAACCTGAAACCAAACATGTAG